From one Humulus lupulus chromosome 8, drHumLupu1.1, whole genome shotgun sequence genomic stretch:
- the LOC133797423 gene encoding protein IQ-DOMAIN 17-like produces the protein MGKKGGSSWLTAVKRAFRSPNKEDDLEKKREKRRWIFRKPTNQQETVTQQNQQEPSNTTAHVSVSTEQTHALAMAVATAEAAMATAQAAVEVARLSRPTYQAREHYAAIVIQTAFRGYLARRALRALKGLVKLQALVRGHNVRKQAKMTLKCMQALVRVQARILDQRVRLSHDGSRKSTFSDTTSVFDSRHLQDISDRKSMSREGSSVADDWDERPHTVEEVKAMLQHRKEAAMKRDKNSSQAFSQQIWRNGRSPSMGNEDELEERPKWLDRWMAAKPWETRARASTDQRDPIKTVEMDTSQPYSYLAPNLRRSNPNYHQHQQHQQQQQRQRPNSPLHRSHQNQHHHSPVTPSPSKTRPLQVRSASPRCGREDKSFHTSQTPSLRSTYYYNGRVGSTSTSSASANVGPTVPNYMAATESAKARVRSQSAPRQRPSTPERERGGGSAAKKRLSFPVPDPYGGGMVYGSYGHNSLRSPSFKSVTCSHLAGVEQQSNYSSCYTESFGGEISPSSTSDLRRWLR, from the exons atgGGGAAGAAAGGAGGCTCGTCATGGTTGACCGCTGTGAAAAGGGCATTCAGATCTCCTAATAAAGAGGACGACTTAGAAAAG AAAAGAGAGAAACGACGGTGGATTTTCAGAAAGCCAACAAATCAACAAGAAACAGTGACACAGCAAAATCAACAAGAACCGAGTAATACTACGGCCCATGTATCAGTTTCGACTGAGCAAACGCATGCACTTGCTATGGCGGTGGCCACTGCCGAGGCTGCAATGGCCACGGCTCAGGCGGCGGTAGAGGTGGCTCGGCTTTCTAGGCCTACTTATCAAGCTAGAGAACATTATGCTGCTATTGTTATACAAACGGCTTTTAGGGGATACTTG GCAAGAAGAGCTCTTCGAGCGCTTAAAGGGCTAGTGAAATTGCAGGCTTTGGTGAGGGGTCACAATGTGAGAAAGCAAGCTAAGATGACCCTTAAATGCATGCAAGCTCTGGTTAGAGTTCAGGCTCGGATACTGGATCAACGCGTGAGGCTCTCCCATGACGGCAGTAGAAAGTCAACATTCAGTGACACCACTAGCGTATTTGATTCGCGGCACCTTCAAGACATCTCGGACAGAAAATCCATG TCGAGAGAGGGAAGTAGCGTTGCAGATGATTGGGACGAACGGCCTCACACTGTCGAGGAAGTAAAAGCCATGTTACAACACAGAAAAGAAGCTGCAATGAAGCGTGACAAGAATTCATCCCAGGCTTTCTCTCAACAG ATATGGAGAAATGGTAGAAGCCCTTCAATGGGCAACGAAGATGAGCTTGAAGAGAGACCAAAATGGCTTGACCGGTGGATGGCTGCAAAACCATGGGAGACCAGAGCAAGAGCTTCAACTGACCAGAGAGACCCCATCAAGACCGTCGAAATGGATACCTCCCAGCCTTATTCATATTTAGCTCCCAATCTTAGAAGGTCAAATCCCAATTACCACCAACATCAGCAgcatcaacaacaacaacaacgacaAAGACCCAATTCACCTCTCCATAGATCTCACCAAAATCAGCACCACCATTCCCCTGTAACGCCCTCACCATCTAAAACTAGGCCTCTTCAAGTACGATCAGCCAGCCCTCGTTGTGGGAGGGAAGACAAAAGCTTCCACACATCTCAAACACCTAGCTTAAGGTCCACCTACTATTACAATGGCCGAGTTGGATCAACATCAACAAGCTCTGCTAGTGCTAATGTTGGCCCCACAGTACCAAATTACATGGCTGCAACAGAGTCAGCTAAAGCTCGGGTTCGGTCTCAGAGTGCTCCGAGGCAGAGACCGTCGACGCCGGAGAGGGAAAGAGGAGGTGGGTCTGCGGCGAAGAAAAGGCTTTCTTTCCCAGTTCCGGATCCTTATGGTGGTGGAATGGTGTACGGAAGTTATGGCCATAATAGCTTGAGGAGTCCGAGCTTTAAGAGCGTTACCTGTTCACATTTGGCTGGAGTGGAACAACAGTCTAACTATTCATCTTGTTACActgagagcttcggtggtgagaTTTCTCCTTCTTCAACTAGTGATCTAAGAAGATGGCTGAGGTAA